The sequence GGGTGATCTGTTAGCCATAACTTATGGCCCATAAATTAATGCTGGATTACATAAATCGATGAGTGGTGGATGCCTTACgtatcatcaattcatcatagCTTTCTAGAGATTGTGTTGTTATCCAGAAAATTGAGTTTCCTTTTTCAGTGTGTCACCTAATCTCATTCTGGCATCGAAACATGTTCATATGAATTGTGATTAGGTCTTATGCTCATCTAATTCATTGCTTTTGTCCTGCTCAGTTTACATTTCGATAATGCCGGTTATTTCGCTCGCATGAACTTTTCTGACTTCAAAATACTCTGACTGACCTATGTTTGATTCACTCTTTTATGCTTCTGTTTAACTGATATCTTTTTGCTTTACTGAATCATTTCAATCTGATAGTTGTTTTTCACCAACTGTGTGGACTTTCGGCAAAGCAAAGAAGAATTCTCCAGGGAGATGGTTTAAGCAGGGTACCACCTTCAGGTGATGTTTCTTCATTTCCACATTTTGTacgcgtctttttttttttaaactgcaAACCAAATAAGTCGTTATTCATTTTCATCTCTCTCTTCTTCTAGGTATGAAGTTCCATACAGCGAGCATTGCAGCTTTACAGAACTAAGAGAATTTGTGAAGTTCATTTCTCAGCAGCACATAATACCAAGCGTGAATAACAATGGTCCTGGATCCGCCTTTTCCATGAATGCTTTACTCATTGCCTGATTTTATAACTTGCTTCACCGCCAAAGAAAAAGTTGAAACCTCTCATTTCTACATTTTCTGTTGTACCGTAGTAAATCTGAATCCGATTGTTGTTAAACAGTGGTTTCCTTTATTTGTTTCAATCGTTTTTAGTTAAGTTTTGGATTGAAGCGGGCGTTGGTTGTCGAGTTTTGAGTCACGTTTTCGGTTGTTGAGTTTTGAGTCACGTTTTCGGTCGATTTCTTCGGTCGGCCGTCCCACCGTGGCAGCAGTCATCTAGTATTATTTTTGGTAACCCTCAGTGCCCTAATGTTGAATGATCTTTTTTAAGAGGGTAGTATACATTTCTGATCTAATTGCAACCGATTATACACTACTCTTGTCGTCTGATCTCTATATTTTAGTTCCGATTCGATTTTTATGTATCTTGAAGTTATGGTCATTCTGATGGTACGGGTTGTAgctttttattttcaatattttttccCTGATTTATGAAGCTTTTGTTTTAACATTAGTTCcagattttctattttttttttgaaattatatttGACTGTGCAGACAGATTGAAAGGACTTTATCCTCCCGTCAGAAATGGGATTTGCAGGTTGTTTTTGCTTTGACTGCATCTTCTATTTTATCTTAATTACATACAGAAGAAATAGGTTTTTGATATGAGAGTTTTTATTTTTTCCCACAGGTTGCAAATTTTAAAGATGGTGAATGGAATCTTAAACATTTTTAAAAAGAAGACTGCACCTAAAGGTAAGATCTTTACTGTGTTTAATTGAATAATTGATTCAATTTTATTGGGGGTTTGGTGTTTTAGTATGTAATTGAAAAAGGAATTTGATTTGATTAATGAATGAAACAGTTTTGACTGAATTTTTTTGTGTTTTATgttcgttgttgttgttgcagaggTACTTAGAGAGAATAAACGAGAAATATCTACTGCCAGAGGTAATAAAATTGGGGGGGTTTTGTTTTGGGTTCTTAATTTTTGTTAATTAGAAGGATAGAACTATTATGTGTGGATGTAATTTGATTAAAAAAGGTTGTTCCTTTAACGATTTTGAATTCATTGGtggatttttgatttcttttacaCTTAGAGATGAGAGtagctttgttttcttttcaCTTAATTACTTGGGCGATTTCTGATTTCTCTAAGTGGGAAACTGTGGAAGTTACTGTTGAGTTGAAATTGTTAATTTTGGTTAAAATCGTATAATTTGGCTTGTGACTGGATGATCCAGTAACTTTCTTATTATGTCATATAATTTGACTAAGCAACTGTCTGATTTATGTGCTTGTTTCTTGGTGCAGGATATTAAGAGGGGTTAGATAGGAGGAAGAAAGGATTCTAGCAAACAACTATGTTCAAGTCACTTTTACAAAGACTTGGTGGGTTATTTCTGGCCTAATTCTGTCCGATAGAGTCCATTGGATAGACAAAGACAAGCTTTGCTAGGTCTTCTAGATTGTCAGGTACCTACCTCAGTTTCCCATGGGGCCTTATCTCATCTTATCTTGATTTTTATACCAGATTCCCAACATGATCAGAGTTGTGTTCAAAAAATTGTAGGATAAAAAGAATGGAGGAATGTCAGATAGGCCAGATGATGCTTTTGATATTCTCCATACATATTTTGGTGTCGATGGTAATGCTAGTTGGGACCCATCTATTTGATGTTATCCATGCTATTGTTAGTTGTTTTATCACATTACCCACTAGCTTAAGGATCAGATCATTGAAATGTAGAGAATACGATCTCCATTGGCCCACTTTTTGCATACATCACAGGATAGCTATTTTTTTCTAGTTGCATACCCACTAGCTTAAGGATCTAGACAGGTGCATTAATGAAATGTTATCTGTTTGATTTCTCAGTTCCCATTTTAGTTTTCTTCTTAAGGTTTCCAGTTGTATATACAGGTACTGGAAAAAGGATTCCGCGATATGTAGGGGTTCTTCATTGCCTTAGGAAGTACATGATCGTTTTCGTTTGAAATGGTGTGAACCTAGCTAATCCTTTTGTTTCTTCATATTACTTTCTGGTGTTTGTTTTGGTTCTTAACATGAAGTTGCTTTTTGGTGAGTATTTTCTTCTCAATTGTCGTTCAACTAATTGTTCACTTATCTATTGTAGGATGAAGTATCAGGGAGGAAGCATTAACCGAATTGGTAGTCTTACAGTTGAAGTAAGATGACCAGGAGATGACTCTGTCCATAGGTGAAGTTATTAAAAACGAACCACAGGGCAAGGAAGCTCCTGTGCAGTCGCTGGCTGATGAGGTCCTACTTTCTGTTCTCATTTGAGAGGTCCAGAAGTAGTCACTCTTGGTTGTTCTAATCATTATTAAGGTCGATGATTTAGATTTGATTGCCTTCAAAATAAActgtttttgttttcaatatttaCATCAGCTTctgactttttttctttttgatttgcaATAACTACGATGTGCAGGTTACTACCTATTTTCATCTTCGTAACTGTTACATGTATATTGTCCTGGTCTTTTGTTCCCCGCTAATGGTACAATTATTATCCCAAGTAAGTGATCTTCCGTCGGTGTATATCATTAGAAGTTCAACttatttctattatttttttatatgttGAATTAAGAAGAAACCTCATTATGTCTGCATAATAGAATATGGTTTTTGGAGCAGGTGGGACTTTCAATTGTTGACGGGTATTAAAACTTGCTGTTGTCTTTTGTGGACAAAGCAATTGATGAAGGCTTTATTTCTCCATCTGCTCGTTGCATTATTAATTCCGCCTCAACGACCAAGCAATTGGTAGAAGGACTTGAGGTATAATAGTTTAGGTATTATATTTATTGCAGAGGTCTACTATAAAGCACACACTAATCTGAATTCAGTTTGAAAACATCACTATGTTCTCTAGATAATATTCCCACTCCACCATGGTCACCTTTATAGCATTCCTAATATTGTAACACAAATAGCGTGTTAAATCACACGTTGGAGTTGAATACTATCTGTTTCAGAATGTGATAAAGCGCGTCGTACAACTAAACATGATGTCGACATGATAAAGCACTGAAAAGAGGAAGGTTGTAAAACTAGATGAATAACTAGACAACTTTGAGACTGAAAAACAAAAGAACTTTAAGGGGAGATTTATGTCTAAATTGGGATGAGGCTACTAAGTACTGTATCACCTTTAATGACTCTAGTCCTATCTGATTTGGTAGAAATTTAACCTTCCTGGAGCAATGAAAATGAGACGAAAATGCTTGCACCAACCTACTCTACTGGTGTAACTGATATAGTCAACATTTCATAGTAAGTTTTGGTAATGTACCTAGATTTACGGATGTGTGGATCTGGTGAACTTTGGTCTCCGAAACCAGTTTAGTAGCTCCTCGTTCCTCAATTCATCATTATATGCTTCACGCTTCAAAGAGTTAAGTAAAACGTGGATACAACCAGCTATAAACATAATTACACGAGGATAGTTAGATTCTTACTACTATACTAACTGGAGAGTGGAGACCAAATGTACCTCATATGCATTCTGAAGCTTCTTGAAGGCTTCTACAACCTTTTCATCCCCCATATCTTTTATCAGGGTGGACAAGCATTGCCTAGGTAATTACTGAAGCAAATGTGCCTCGAAAATGACCCCCAGTGACTTTACCTAAACTTTTTTACTAGATTTCCGAGAAACCAAGCAAAAGGTATCAAGGACTGCCGCACGAGTTCAATCAGAGTATTACAACAAGGCATGTAACGAAACGTGTACTATTGATGACATCATCctcatctaaaaaaaactgatcatCCCTGGTTAGGCTTGTGAGTTATGAAATGTAACAACTAACAACTTTAAACCCGACCAATGGTTTAGAATATACAACACAAAATGCAAATGCCAAATTGTGTATAAACATGAAAATGATATTTGATAACTCACCAGGATAGAATGAGTCTCATAAAAACAAATTCCGGGCAAGAAACCAAGCCAATTATTTTTCTGTAAGGTCGTCGTAGTCTTCATCTTGGGATGTGATTAAGTTGATGACGGTTTTGGCATCTTCGGGAACCAATCTTGAAGCAACCTAATAAATATACTAATActgtgatcatcaattgaaataaaAGGGCGATCATTGATGCATAAATGTGAATGAAATCAATGAATGCTTTCAGAACACAGTATACTAAAGGGATAATAGACTCTTGAGGTTTAGCTGTCACTGATTACTTCTCCCTGTCAATTGTATTATTGCCAGCATTTGTATTAAAAAGGATATTCCCTAACATTTTAGAAAGCTAGAAATTCATAATTTCTTCCCCAAAGTTCTGAAATCACAATACGATGAATAAACCCTCACTTTCAATTTTCATAAGgttgtaaaaataaaacaaattcaggaAGAGGATTAACAAAAAACGATTTAGTGTACCAATTACTTACCAAATCAAACTTTCAGTGTCAAATAAAAAGGATCAAAGCTTAAATCCATCTCCAAGAACTTAATTGACGCCAAATTCTAAAAACCCCAAATTGTTCTGTGCTCCAAgggttttcatattttgaaatacAAACGACTAATCGAAGTTTAAGATCAAGATAAATTGATGAATCAAACATCTTACCTAAATGATTTGAAGAA comes from Papaver somniferum cultivar HN1 chromosome 7, ASM357369v1, whole genome shotgun sequence and encodes:
- the LOC113297954 gene encoding uncharacterized protein LOC113297954, which produces MYPLHIRPIDMDSSSVGVEEDEDDATESVVFHQLCGLSAKQRRILQGDGLSRVPPSDRLKGLYPPVRNGICRLQILKMVNGILNIFKKKTAPKEVLRENKREISTARGY